Proteins from a single region of Escherichia coli DSM 30083 = JCM 1649 = ATCC 11775:
- a CDS encoding IS1-like element IS1A family transposase (programmed frameshift): MASVSISCPSCSATDGVVRNGKSTAGHQRYLCSHCRKTWQLQFTYTASQPGTHQKIIDMAMNGVGCRATARIMGVGLNTILRHFKKLRPQSVTSRIQPGSDVIVCAEMDEQWGYVGAKSRQRWLFYAYDSLRKTVVAHVFGERTMATLGRLMSLLSPFDVVIWMTDGWPLYESRLKGKLHVISKRYTQRIERHNLNLRQHLARLGRKSLSFSKSVELHDKVIGHYLNIKHYQ; encoded by the exons GTGGCTTCTGTTTCTATCAGCTGTCCCTCCTGTTCAGCTACTGACGGGGTGGTGCGTAACGGCAAAAGCACCGCCGGACATCAGCGCTATCTCTGCTCTCACTGCCGTAAAACATGGCAACTGCAGTTCACTTACACCGCTTCTCAACCCGGTACGCACCAGAAAATCATTGATATGGCCATGAATGGCGTTGGATGCCGGGCAACTGCCCGCATTATGGGCGTTGGCCTCAACACGATTTTACGTCACT TTAAAAAACTCAGGCCGCAGTCGGTAACCTCGCGCATACAGCCGGGCAGTGATGTGATTGTCTGCGCTGAAATGGACGAACAGTGGGGCTATGTCGGGGCTAAATCGCGCCAGCGCTGGCTGTTTTACGCGTATGACAGTCTCCGGAAGACGGTTGTTGCGCACGTATTCGGTGAACGCACTATGGCGACGCTGGGGCGTCTTATGAGCCTGCTGTCACCCTTTGACGTGGTGATATGGATGACGGATGGCTGGCCGCTGTATGAATCCCGCCTGAAGGGAAAGCTGCACGTAATCAGCAAGCGATATACGCAGCGAATTGAGCGGCATAACCTGAATCTGAGGCAGCACCTGGCACGGCTGGGACGGAAGTCGCTGTCGTTCTCAAAATCGGTGGAGCTGCATGACAAAGTCATCGGGCATTATCTGAACATAAAACACTATCAATAA
- a CDS encoding IS1-like element IS1A family transposase (programmed frameshift), translating into MASVSISCPSCSATDGVVRNDKSTTGHQRYLCSHCRKTWQLQFTYTASQPGTHQKIIDMAMNGVGCRATARIMGVGLNTILRHFKKLRPQSVTSRIQPGSDVIVCAEMDEQWGYVGAKSRQRWLFYAYDSLRKTVVAHVFGERTMATLGRLMSLLSPFDVVIWMTDGWPLYESRLKGKLHVISKRYTQRIERHNLNLRQHLARLGRKSLSFSKSVELHDKVIGHYLNIKHYQ; encoded by the exons GTGGCTTCTGTTTCTATCAGCTGTCCCTCCTGTTCAGCTACTGACGGGGTGGTGCGTAACGACAAAAGCACCACCGGACATCAGCGCTATCTCTGCTCTCACTGCCGTAAAACATGGCAACTGCAGTTCACTTACACCGCTTCTCAACCCGGTACGCACCAGAAAATCATTGATATGGCCATGAATGGCGTTGGATGCCGGGCAACTGCCCGCATTATGGGCGTTGGCCTCAACACGATTTTACGTCACT TTAAAAAACTCAGGCCGCAGTCGGTAACCTCGCGCATACAGCCGGGCAGTGATGTGATTGTCTGCGCTGAAATGGACGAACAGTGGGGCTATGTCGGGGCTAAATCGCGCCAGCGCTGGCTGTTTTACGCGTATGACAGTCTCCGGAAGACGGTTGTTGCGCACGTATTCGGTGAACGCACTATGGCGACGCTGGGGCGTCTTATGAGCCTGCTGTCACCCTTTGACGTGGTGATATGGATGACGGATGGCTGGCCGCTGTATGAATCCCGCCTGAAGGGAAAGCTGCACGTAATCAGCAAGCGATATACGCAGCGAATTGAGCGGCATAACCTGAATCTGAGGCAGCACCTGGCACGGCTGGGACGGAAGTCGCTGTCGTTTTCAAAATCGGTGGAGCTGCATGACAAAGTCATCGGGCATTATCTGAACATAAAACACTATCAATAA
- the iutA gene encoding ferric aerobactin receptor IutA, with amino-acid sequence MMISKKYTLWALNPLLLTMMAPAVAQQTDDETFVVSANRSNRTVAEMAQTTWVIENAELEQQIQGGKELKDALAQLIPGLDVSSRSRTNYGMNVRGRPLVVLVDGVRLNSSRTDSRQLDSIDPFNIDHIEVISGATSLYGGGSTGGLINIVTKKGQPETMMEFEAGTKSGFSSSKDHDERIAGAVSGGNEHISGRLSVAYQKFGGWFDGNGDATLLDNTQTGLQYSDRLDIMGTGTLNIDESRQLQLITQYYKSQGDDDYGLNLGKGFSAIRGTSTPFVSNGLNSDRIPGTERHLISLQYSDSAFLGQELVGQVYYRDESLRFYPFPTVNANKQVTAFSSSQQDTDQYGMKLTLNSKPMDGWQITWGLDADHERFTSNQMFFDLAQASASGGLNNKKIYTTGRYPSYDITNLAAFLQSGYDINNLFTLNGGVRYQYTENKIDDFIGYAQQRQIAAGKATSADAIPGGSVDYDNFLFNAGLLMHITERQQAWLNFSQGVELPDPGKYYGRGIYGAAVNGHLPLTKSVNVSDSKLEGVKVDSYELGWRFTGNNLRTQIAAYYSISDKSVVANKDLTISVVDDKRRIYGVEGAVDYLIPDTDWSTGVNFNVLKTESKVNGTWQKYDVKTASPSKATAYIGWAPDPWSLRVQSTTSFDVSDAQGYKVDGYTTADLLGSYQLPVGTLSFSIENLFDRDYTTVWGQRAPLYYSPGYGPASLYDYKGRGRTFGLNYSVLF; translated from the coding sequence ATGATGATAAGCAAAAAGTATACGCTTTGGGCTCTCAACCCACTGCTTCTTACCATGATGGCGCCAGCAGTCGCTCAACAAACCGATGATGAAACGTTCGTGGTGTCTGCCAACCGCAGCAATCGCACCGTAGCGGAGATGGCGCAAACCACCTGGGTTATCGAAAACGCCGAACTGGAACAGCAGATTCAGGGCGGCAAAGAGCTTAAAGACGCACTGGCTCAGCTGATCCCTGGCCTTGACGTCAGCAGCCGGAGCCGCACCAACTACGGTATGAATGTGCGTGGCCGCCCGCTGGTCGTGCTGGTTGACGGCGTGCGTCTCAACTCTTCACGTACCGACAGCCGACAACTGGACTCTATAGATCCTTTTAATATCGACCATATTGAAGTGATCTCCGGTGCGACGTCCCTGTACGGCGGCGGCAGTACCGGTGGCCTGATCAACATCGTGACCAAAAAAGGCCAGCCGGAAACCATGATGGAGTTTGAGGCTGGCACCAAAAGTGGCTTTAGCAGCAGTAAAGATCACGATGAACGCATTGCCGGAGCTGTCTCCGGCGGAAATGAGCATATCTCCGGACGTCTTTCCGTGGCATATCAGAAATTTGGCGGCTGGTTTGACGGTAACGGCGATGCCACCTTGCTTGATAACACCCAGACCGGCCTGCAGTACTCCGATCGGCTGGACATCATGGGAACTGGTACGCTGAACATCGATGAATCCCGGCAGCTTCAGTTGATCACACAGTACTATAAAAGCCAGGGCGACGACGATTACGGGCTTAATCTCGGGAAAGGCTTCTCTGCCATCAGAGGGACCAGCACGCCATTCGTCAGTAACGGGCTGAATTCCGACCGTATTCCCGGCACTGAGCGGCATTTGATCAGCCTGCAGTACTCTGACAGCGCTTTTCTGGGACAGGAGCTGGTCGGTCAGGTTTACTACCGCGATGAGTCGTTGCGATTCTACCCGTTCCCGACGGTAAATGCGAACAAACAGGTGACGGCTTTCTCTTCGTCACAGCAGGACACCGACCAGTACGGCATGAAACTGACTCTGAACAGCAAACCGATGGACGGCTGGCAAATCACCTGGGGGCTGGATGCTGATCATGAGCGCTTTACCTCCAACCAGATGTTCTTCGACCTGGCTCAGGCAAGCGCTTCCGGAGGGCTGAACAACAAGAAGATTTACACCACCGGGCGCTATCCGTCGTATGACATCACCAACCTGGCGGCCTTCCTGCAATCAGGCTATGACATCAATAATCTCTTTACCCTCAACGGTGGCGTACGCTATCAGTACACTGAAAACAAGATTGATGATTTCATCGGCTACGCGCAGCAACGGCAGATTGCCGCCGGGAAGGCTACATCCGCCGACGCCATTCCTGGCGGCTCAGTCGATTACGACAACTTCCTGTTCAACGCCGGTCTGCTGATGCACATCACCGAACGCCAGCAGGCATGGCTCAACTTCTCCCAGGGCGTGGAGCTGCCGGACCCGGGTAAATACTATGGTCGCGGCATCTATGGTGCTGCAGTGAACGGCCATCTTCCTCTAACAAAGAGTGTGAACGTCAGCGACAGCAAGCTGGAAGGCGTGAAAGTCGATTCTTATGAGCTGGGCTGGCGCTTTACTGGCAATAATCTGCGTACCCAAATCGCGGCCTACTATTCGATTTCTGATAAGAGCGTGGTGGCGAATAAAGATCTGACCATCAGCGTGGTGGACGACAAACGCCGTATTTACGGCGTGGAAGGTGCGGTGGACTACCTGATTCCTGATACTGACTGGAGTACCGGAGTGAACTTCAACGTGCTGAAAACTGAGTCGAAAGTGAACGGTACCTGGCAGAAATACGATGTGAAGACAGCAAGCCCATCAAAAGCGACAGCCTACATTGGCTGGGCACCGGACCCGTGGAGTCTGCGCGTGCAGAGCACCACCTCCTTTGACGTGAGCGACGCGCAGGGCTACAAGGTCGATGGCTATACCACCGCGGATCTGCTCGGCAGTTATCAGCTTCCGGTGGGTACACTCAGCTTCAGCATTGAAAACCTCTTCGACCGTGACTACACCACTGTCTGGGGGCAGCGTGCACCACTGTACTACAGCCCGGGTTACGGCCCAGCGTCACTGTACGACTACAAAGGCAGGGGCCGAACCTTTGGTCTGAACTACTCTGTGCTGTTCTGA
- the dqlB gene encoding DinQ-like type I toxin DqlB, with protein MINLLIIVLRAVVAVANALIAILELIRQFID; from the coding sequence ATGATTAATCTGTTAATCATCGTTCTCAGGGCTGTGGTCGCCGTTGCAAACGCGCTGATTGCAATTCTGGAACTGATTCGCCAGTTCATCGACTGA
- a CDS encoding mobilome CxxCx(11)CxxC protein — protein sequence MDEEKTRAEVAHIEFISYGTSRIFDRRMRSLDWKRKVVTFLGVFVPLMIGCAVLSFGLEAPFLPLCITIAGVASIMQLGFSLWSLVSGWDRSYSDCMASVKENTAIYNLAGSVRKKIGKLDEAKLEILIDDLTEKFERREQEDLTLCVSDKELRYANRMSCFYFKKKCHICNVVPLTLKPGKCVCDGCGKF from the coding sequence ATGGATGAAGAGAAAACTCGTGCTGAAGTGGCACACATAGAATTTATTTCATATGGTACGTCTCGAATTTTTGATAGGCGTATGAGATCCTTAGACTGGAAGCGTAAGGTTGTCACCTTCCTTGGGGTCTTTGTTCCACTGATGATAGGTTGTGCAGTTTTATCATTCGGACTTGAAGCTCCATTTCTGCCGCTTTGCATCACAATTGCCGGTGTGGCAAGTATCATGCAATTGGGGTTCTCGCTGTGGTCTTTGGTTTCCGGATGGGATCGCTCATATAGTGATTGCATGGCTTCCGTTAAGGAAAATACAGCCATTTATAACCTAGCTGGTAGTGTTCGCAAGAAAATAGGTAAGCTTGACGAAGCCAAATTGGAAATTTTGATAGACGATTTGACGGAAAAATTTGAGCGAAGGGAGCAGGAAGACTTAACTTTGTGTGTGAGTGATAAAGAACTTCGTTATGCAAACCGTATGTCCTGTTTCTACTTCAAAAAAAAATGCCATATTTGTAATGTCGTTCCCCTAACTTTGAAACCGGGAAAATGTGTTTGTGATGGTTGTGGGAAATTTTAA
- the sopA gene encoding plasmid-partitioning protein SopA has translation MRLMETLNQCINAGHEMTKAIAIAQFNDDSPEARKITRRWRIGEAADLVGVSSQAIRDAEKAGRLPHPDMEIRGRVEQRVGYTIEQINHMRDVFGTRLRRAEDVFPPVIGVAAHKGGVYKTSVSVHLAQDLALKGLRVLLVEGNDPQGTASMYHGWVPDLHIHAEDTLLPFYLGEKDDVTYAIKPTCWPGLDIIPSCLALHRIETELMGKFDEGKLPTDPHLMLRLAIETVAHDYDVIVIDSAPNLGIGTINVVCAADVLIVPTPAELFDYTSALQFFDMLRDLLKNVDLKGFEPDVRILLTKYSNSNGSQSPWMEEQIRDAWGSMVLKNVVRETDEVGKGQIRMRTVFEQAIDQRSSTGAWRNALSIWEPVCNEIFDRLIKPRWEIR, from the coding sequence ATGAGACTCATGGAAACACTTAACCAGTGCATAAACGCTGGTCATGAAATGACGAAGGCTATCGCCATTGCACAGTTTAATGATGACAGCCCGGAAGCGAGGAAAATCACCCGACGCTGGAGAATAGGTGAAGCAGCGGATTTAGTTGGAGTATCTTCTCAGGCTATCAGGGATGCCGAGAAAGCAGGCCGGCTACCGCACCCGGATATGGAAATACGAGGACGGGTTGAGCAACGTGTTGGTTATACAATTGAACAAATTAATCATATGCGTGACGTGTTTGGTACGAGACTACGACGTGCTGAAGACGTATTTCCGCCGGTGATTGGAGTTGCTGCTCATAAAGGGGGCGTTTACAAAACCTCTGTTTCTGTTCATCTTGCTCAGGATCTGGCTCTGAAGGGATTACGTGTTCTGCTCGTGGAAGGTAACGACCCCCAGGGAACAGCATCGATGTATCACGGCTGGGTGCCAGATCTTCATATTCATGCAGAGGATACTCTCCTTCCCTTCTATCTTGGGGAAAAGGACGATGTCACTTATGCAATAAAGCCTACTTGCTGGCCTGGGCTTGACATTATTCCTTCCTGTTTGGCTCTGCACCGCATTGAAACTGAGCTAATGGGCAAATTTGATGAAGGTAAATTGCCCACCGATCCACACCTGATGCTCCGACTGGCCATTGAAACCGTCGCTCATGACTATGATGTCATTGTCATTGACAGCGCGCCTAACCTAGGTATCGGCACGATTAATGTTGTATGTGCTGCTGATGTGTTGATTGTCCCCACGCCTGCTGAGTTGTTCGACTACACTTCCGCTCTGCAGTTTTTCGATATGCTTCGTGATCTGCTCAAAAACGTAGATCTTAAAGGATTCGAGCCTGATGTACGTATTTTGCTTACCAAATACAGTAATAGTAATGGTTCTCAGTCCCCGTGGATGGAGGAGCAAATTCGGGACGCCTGGGGAAGCATGGTCCTAAAAAATGTTGTGCGTGAAACGGATGAAGTTGGTAAAGGTCAGATCCGGATGAGAACTGTTTTTGAACAGGCTATTGATCAACGCTCTTCAACAGGTGCCTGGAGAAATGCCCTTTCTATTTGGGAACCTGTCTGCAATGAAATTTTCGATCGTTTGATTAAACCACGCTGGGAGATTAGATAA
- the iucC gene encoding NIS family aerobactin synthetase IucC, with amino-acid sequence MNHKDWDLVNRRLVAKMLSELEYEQVFHAESQGDDRYCINLPGAQWRFIAERGIWGWLWIDAQTLRCADEPVLAQTLLMQLKQVLSMSDATVAEHMQDLYATLLGDLQLLKARRGLSASDLINLNADRLQCLLSGHPKFVFNKGRRGWGKEALERYAPEYANTFRLHWLAVKREHMIWRCDNEMDIHQLLTAAMDPQEFARFSQVWQENGLDHNWLPLPVHPWQWQQKIATDFIADFAEGRMVSLGEFGDQWLAQQSLRTLTNASRRGGLDIKLPLTIYNTSCYRGIPGRYIAAGPLASRWLQQVFATDATLVQSGAVILGEPAAGYVSHEGYAALARAPYRYQEMLGVIWRENPCRWLKPDESPVLMATLMECDENNQPLAGAYIDRSGLDAETWLTQLFRVVVVPLYHLLCRYGVALIAHGQNITLAMKEGVPQRVLLKDFQGDMRLVKEEFPEMDSLPQEVRDVTSRLSADYLIHDLQTGHFVTVLRFISPLMVRLGVPERRFYQLLAAVLSDYMKKHPQMSERFALFSLFRPQIIRVVLNPVKLTWPDLDGGSRMLPNYLEDLQNPLWLVTQEYES; translated from the coding sequence GTGGCAAAAATGTTGTCTGAGCTGGAGTATGAGCAGGTTTTCCACGCGGAATCTCAGGGCGATGACCGCTACTGCATTAACCTGCCGGGAGCACAATGGCGCTTCATCGCTGAACGTGGTATCTGGGGCTGGCTCTGGATTGATGCTCAAACTCTGCGCTGCGCGGACGAGCCAGTACTGGCTCAGACGCTGCTGATGCAGCTAAAGCAGGTACTGTCAATGAGCGATGCAACCGTTGCTGAGCATATGCAGGATTTGTATGCCACGCTGCTGGGCGACCTGCAACTACTGAAAGCCCGTCGCGGGCTGAGCGCCAGTGACCTGATTAATCTTAATGCCGACCGCCTGCAATGCCTGCTGAGCGGTCATCCTAAATTCGTTTTTAATAAAGGTCGCCGTGGCTGGGGTAAAGAGGCGCTGGAACGATATGCGCCAGAGTATGCCAACACCTTCAGACTGCACTGGCTGGCGGTAAAACGTGAACATATGATCTGGCGCTGTGATAACGAGATGGATATTCATCAGTTGTTGACGGCCGCAATGGATCCGCAGGAGTTTGCCCGCTTCAGTCAGGTCTGGCAGGAAAACGGACTGGATCATAACTGGCTGCCGCTGCCGGTACATCCGTGGCAGTGGCAGCAAAAAATCGCTACCGACTTCATCGCTGATTTTGCCGAAGGCAGGATGGTGTCTCTCGGCGAGTTTGGCGACCAGTGGCTCGCCCAGCAGTCGCTGCGTACCCTGACCAACGCCAGTCGCCGGGGCGGGCTGGATATCAAGCTGCCGCTGACCATCTACAACACCTCATGCTACCGGGGGATCCCTGGCAGATACATCGCTGCCGGACCACTGGCTTCACGCTGGCTACAACAGGTTTTTGCGACCGACGCCACCCTAGTGCAAAGCGGCGCAGTGATACTTGGTGAACCGGCTGCAGGCTATGTCTCCCATGAAGGCTATGCCGCGCTTGCCCGGGCTCCCTATCGCTACCAGGAAATGCTTGGTGTTATCTGGCGGGAGAATCCGTGCCGCTGGCTGAAACCGGATGAAAGTCCGGTTCTGATGGCAACACTGATGGAGTGCGACGAAAACAATCAGCCGCTGGCAGGCGCATATATAGACCGCTCCGGGCTGGACGCTGAAACCTGGCTTACGCAACTGTTCCGGGTGGTCGTGGTTCCTCTGTATCACCTGCTTTGCCGCTACGGTGTCGCGCTTATTGCACATGGACAAAATATAACTCTCGCCATGAAAGAGGGGGTTCCACAGCGTGTTCTGCTGAAAGACTTCCAGGGCGATATGCGACTGGTGAAAGAAGAGTTCCCCGAAATGGACTCTTTGCCTCAGGAGGTTCGTGATGTTACATCCCGCCTGAGTGCGGACTACTTAATCCATGATTTGCAGACGGGTCACTTCGTGACAGTACTGCGTTTTATTTCGCCACTGATGGTTCGTCTTGGCGTACCTGAAAGGCGATTTTATCAACTGCTGGCAGCAGTGTTGAGTGATTACATGAAAAAACATCCACAAATGTCAGAGCGTTTTGCGCTTTTCTCACTTTTCAGGCCACAAATCATTCGCGTGGTGCTGAACCCGGTAAAACTGACCTGGCCTGATCTGGATGGCGGCAGCCGCATGCTGCCGAATTACCTTGAGGATCTGCAAAATCCGCTGTGGCTGGTAACTCAGGAATATGAATCATGA
- the dqlB gene encoding DinQ-like type I toxin DqlB, whose translation MINLLIIILRDVVAVANARIAVLELIRQFIV comes from the coding sequence ATGATTAACCTGTTAATCATCATTCTCAGGGATGTGGTCGCCGTTGCAAACGCGCGGATTGCAGTTCTGGAACTGATTCGCCAGTTCATCGTTTGA
- a CDS encoding ParB/RepB/Spo0J family plasmid partition protein, translating into MKRAPVIPKHTIKTQPLEDTPSSAPAAPMVDSLIARVGAMARGNAITLPVCGRDVKFTLEVLRGDSVEKTSRVWSGNERDQELLTEDALDDLIPSFLLTGQQTPAFGRRVSGVIEIADGSRRRKAAALTESDYRVLVGELDDEQMAALSRLGNDYRPTSAYERGQRYASRLQNEFAGNISALADAENISRKIITRCINTAKLPKSVVALFSHPGELSARSGDALQRAFTDKEELLKQQASNLHEQKKAGVIFEAEEVITLLTSVLKTSSASRTSLSSRHQFAPGATVLYKGDKMVLNLDRSRIPTECIERIEAILKELEKAAL; encoded by the coding sequence ATGAAGCGTGCGCCTGTCATTCCAAAACATACGATTAAGACTCAACCGCTTGAAGATACTCCGTCATCGGCACCAGCTGCACCGATGGTGGATTCGTTAATTGCGCGCGTAGGAGCTATGGCTCGTGGCAATGCTATTACTTTGCCTGTATGTGGTAGGGACGTGAAATTTACCCTTGAGGTGCTCCGGGGAGATAGTGTTGAGAAGACCTCTCGGGTATGGTCAGGTAATGAACGTGACCAGGAACTGCTTACCGAAGACGCCCTGGATGATCTTATCCCTTCTTTTCTACTGACAGGTCAGCAGACACCAGCATTCGGTCGAAGAGTGTCTGGGGTCATAGAAATTGCCGATGGGAGCCGCCGTCGTAAAGCTGCTGCACTTACAGAAAGTGATTATCGAGTTCTGGTTGGTGAGCTGGATGATGAGCAGATGGCTGCATTGTCCAGATTGGGTAACGATTATAGGCCAACAAGTGCTTATGAACGTGGTCAGCGTTATGCAAGCCGATTGCAGAATGAATTTGCTGGAAATATTTCTGCGCTGGCTGATGCAGAAAATATTTCACGTAAGATTATTACCCGCTGTATCAACACAGCTAAACTGCCTAAATCAGTTGTTGCTCTTTTTTCTCATCCCGGTGAACTATCTGCCCGGTCAGGTGATGCACTTCAAAGAGCTTTTACAGATAAAGAAGAATTACTTAAGCAGCAGGCATCTAACCTTCACGAGCAGAAAAAAGCAGGAGTGATATTTGAAGCTGAAGAAGTCATCACTCTTTTAACGTCTGTGCTTAAAACGTCATCTGCCTCAAGAACTAGCTTAAGCTCACGACATCAGTTTGCTCCTGGAGCGACAGTGTTGTACAAGGGCGATAAAATGGTGTTAAACCTAGATAGATCTCGTATTCCAACTGAGTGTATAGAGAGAATTGAAGCCATTCTTAAGGAACTTGAAAAAGCGGCACTTTGA